One region of Ahniella affigens genomic DNA includes:
- a CDS encoding thymidine phosphorylase yields MAYPPQTVLAAVRDGQPLNPKALHEFVCGMADGRTTESHMAAFAMAVRLKGLNARDTTALTLAMRDSGERLTRAHLGVDAPLIDKHSTGGVGDAVSLLLAPMLAACGAAVPMISGRGLGFTGGTLDKLSALAGYQAQVAPEQLRRCLQEAGCAIIGAGANWAPADRQLYAVRDVTATVDATPLIVASILSKKLAVALDALVLDVKCGSGAWCQSEAEARELAEALVRVATEAELPCSAFITDMNQPLLPAIGNATELNLVLDLLHGVGTAPRFVELCLTLGSFLLTRVGLASSEPEARRALREALDSGEALVRFIKMARCLGTDADLDRARWRAPLAPVSLPLRADQDGCLERMDARRLGELVVQLGGGRLRASDSIDPSVGFSQIRALGDHLEVGSPILMVHARNLESASWALAEARQAIRIGSAIAPLPLVLGRVQA; encoded by the coding sequence ATGGCCTACCCGCCGCAAACGGTGTTGGCAGCCGTGCGCGACGGCCAGCCGCTGAATCCCAAAGCGCTGCATGAGTTTGTCTGTGGCATGGCCGACGGTCGAACCACCGAAAGTCACATGGCGGCGTTTGCGATGGCCGTGCGCCTCAAAGGGCTCAATGCGCGAGATACCACCGCCCTGACACTGGCCATGCGTGACAGCGGCGAACGCTTGACCCGCGCCCACCTCGGCGTGGATGCACCGCTGATCGACAAGCACAGCACCGGTGGGGTGGGCGACGCGGTGAGCCTGCTGCTCGCGCCCATGCTCGCGGCGTGCGGTGCCGCGGTACCCATGATTTCGGGGCGCGGCCTGGGCTTTACCGGTGGCACGCTCGACAAGTTGAGCGCTCTGGCCGGCTATCAGGCTCAGGTCGCGCCAGAGCAGCTGCGTCGCTGCCTGCAGGAAGCGGGCTGCGCGATTATTGGCGCTGGCGCCAACTGGGCCCCGGCAGATCGACAGCTTTACGCCGTCCGCGATGTCACGGCGACCGTGGACGCCACACCGTTGATTGTTGCGTCGATTCTGTCGAAGAAGCTCGCCGTGGCGCTCGATGCCTTGGTGCTGGATGTGAAGTGCGGCTCCGGGGCCTGGTGCCAATCCGAGGCGGAGGCGCGCGAGTTGGCCGAGGCACTCGTCCGCGTCGCGACCGAAGCCGAACTGCCCTGCTCGGCGTTCATCACCGACATGAACCAGCCGCTGCTGCCCGCAATCGGCAATGCCACCGAGTTGAACCTAGTGCTGGATCTGTTGCACGGCGTGGGCACGGCGCCGCGCTTCGTCGAACTCTGCCTCACGCTTGGGAGCTTCCTGCTGACCCGGGTGGGCCTCGCATCCAGTGAACCCGAAGCACGGCGGGCATTGCGCGAAGCCTTGGACAGTGGTGAAGCGTTGGTCCGTTTTATCAAGATGGCGCGGTGTTTGGGCACTGATGCCGATTTGGATCGCGCCCGCTGGCGCGCGCCGTTGGCGCCAGTCAGCCTGCCGTTGCGCGCCGATCAGGATGGCTGTCTCGAACGTATGGACGCACGTCGTCTGGGCGAGTTGGTCGTTCAACTTGGCGGTGGCCGTTTGCGCGCGTCGGATTCGATTGATCCGAGTGTCGGCTTCTCACAGATCCGAGCGCTGGGCGACCACCTTGAGGTGGGTTCGCCGATTCTGATGGTGCACGCCCGCAATCTGGAATCGGCCAGCTGGGCCTTGGCCGAAGCGAGACAAGCGATTCGGATCGGCTCGGCGATCGCGCCGCTGCCACTCGTGCTCGGGAGGGTGCAGGCATGA
- a CDS encoding phosphopentomutase, with product MSKALLLILDSLGIGAAPDADRFGDRGADTLGHIVAHCATGRADVGRHGALQIPNLEALGLLDAWAAAHGRARAFEIRPGQCHAVLQERSSGKDTTSGHWELCGLPVQLEWGYFRKPDASMPAAFLDAWCVENQLTGVLGNCHASGTEIIQRLGPLHIETGQPIVYTSADSVFQVAVHERHFGLERLDAICRSARRMLDPYNIARVISRPFIGPSDGMFKRTGNRHDYSMPPPGPTLLDAWRAQGREVIGIGKIPDIFAGVGVSKAVPAHGLNALLDATLKTFADAPSGSLVFCNLVDFDSEYGHRRDVPGYARALEYFDQRLPELLALRQPGDLIAISADHGNDPSWPGSDHTRECVPLLLMHEQIIPGFAGIRTSFADLGQTLAQCFRLPPLAAGTSLPWMAS from the coding sequence ATGAGCAAGGCGCTGCTGCTGATCCTCGACTCGCTCGGTATTGGCGCGGCCCCCGACGCCGACCGCTTCGGCGACCGTGGTGCTGATACCCTTGGCCATATCGTCGCGCATTGTGCAACAGGCCGAGCCGATGTCGGTCGCCACGGTGCGTTGCAGATTCCGAATCTTGAAGCACTCGGATTGCTTGACGCCTGGGCCGCCGCGCACGGCCGAGCCCGCGCGTTCGAGATCCGCCCAGGGCAATGTCACGCGGTACTGCAAGAGCGCTCCAGCGGCAAAGACACCACATCCGGACATTGGGAACTCTGCGGCCTGCCCGTGCAATTGGAATGGGGCTATTTCCGCAAGCCGGACGCCAGCATGCCAGCAGCATTTCTCGACGCGTGGTGCGTGGAAAATCAACTCACAGGCGTGCTCGGCAACTGCCATGCCTCGGGCACCGAGATCATTCAGCGGCTTGGACCGCTGCATATCGAAACGGGCCAGCCAATTGTCTATACGTCGGCCGATTCGGTGTTTCAGGTTGCCGTGCATGAAAGGCACTTTGGGCTGGAGCGACTGGATGCAATCTGCCGCAGCGCGCGTCGAATGCTGGACCCCTACAACATTGCGCGGGTGATCTCGCGACCGTTTATCGGGCCCAGTGATGGCATGTTCAAACGCACCGGCAACCGCCACGACTATTCGATGCCGCCGCCTGGACCGACCTTGCTTGACGCTTGGCGCGCGCAAGGGCGCGAGGTCATCGGTATTGGCAAGATCCCCGATATCTTCGCGGGAGTGGGTGTCTCGAAGGCGGTCCCGGCGCATGGCCTGAACGCGTTGCTTGATGCCACGCTCAAGACCTTTGCCGATGCCCCTTCGGGCAGCTTGGTGTTTTGCAATCTGGTCGATTTCGATTCGGAGTATGGGCATCGCCGCGACGTGCCTGGCTACGCCCGTGCACTCGAATATTTTGATCAACGTCTGCCTGAACTATTGGCCCTGCGCCAACCTGGCGACCTGATCGCAATCAGCGCCGATCATGGCAATGATCCCAGTTGGCCCGGCTCGGATCACACGCGGGAATGTGTGCCTTTGCTGCTGATGCATGAGCAGATCATCCCCGGCTTTGCGGGCATTCGCACCAGCTTTGCCGATCTGGGACAAACGCTGGCGCAGTGCTTCCGACTTCCCCCACTTGCTGCAGGCACGTCCCTGCCCTGGATGGCCTCATGA
- the deoD gene encoding purine-nucleoside phosphorylase has protein sequence MSTAHIAAAPGAFAQTVLLPGDPMRARHIAENLLIDAMEVTNVRAMCGFTGWWKGHKVSVMGTGMGIPSSSIYATELVQHYQVKHLVRVGTCGAVANDLNLGDMLLASGASTDSHVNRTRFGGMDFAAIADPGLVQALAQEASLQKQKLAIGNVFSTDLFYSPRNDLLETLGRMRILGIEMEAAGLYGLAAEHGVSALAVLAVSDHLRTQQAWPSRQRQVGLDQLFRLTLDGLLAGGYLN, from the coding sequence ATGAGTACCGCCCATATTGCGGCGGCCCCCGGCGCGTTTGCGCAAACGGTGCTGCTTCCTGGCGACCCCATGCGGGCGCGACATATCGCCGAGAACTTGTTGATCGACGCCATGGAAGTCACCAACGTGCGCGCGATGTGCGGGTTCACCGGCTGGTGGAAAGGCCACAAGGTGTCGGTCATGGGCACCGGCATGGGCATTCCGAGTTCGTCCATTTATGCCACGGAGTTGGTCCAGCACTATCAGGTCAAGCATCTCGTCCGGGTTGGCACGTGCGGCGCCGTGGCAAACGACTTGAATCTCGGAGACATGCTGCTGGCATCCGGGGCGAGCACGGACTCGCACGTAAACCGCACCCGGTTTGGCGGCATGGACTTCGCGGCGATCGCCGACCCGGGACTCGTGCAAGCGTTGGCGCAAGAAGCTTCCTTGCAAAAGCAGAAACTGGCGATTGGAAACGTCTTCAGCACGGACTTGTTTTATTCGCCCAGAAACGATCTGCTCGAAACGCTCGGGCGCATGCGCATTTTGGGGATCGAAATGGAGGCCGCCGGTTTATACGGATTGGCCGCCGAGCACGGGGTATCGGCGCTCGCCGTGCTGGCCGTGTCCGATCATCTCCGCACGCAGCAAGCGTGGCCAAGCCGGCAACGACAAGTAGGGTTGGATCAGCTGTTCCGCCTGACCCTCGATGGGCTATTGGCAGGTGGTTATCTGAACTGA
- a CDS encoding histidine triad nucleotide-binding protein yields MSDTIFAKIIRREIPAQIVYEDEHVLAFKDIHPQAPVHVLFIPKQAVATLNDLADDQAELVGRLALAAARYAKQEGFAERGYRTVMNCNADGGQTVFHIHLHLLAGRSLSWPPG; encoded by the coding sequence ATGTCCGACACGATTTTCGCCAAGATCATCCGCCGCGAGATTCCCGCCCAGATTGTCTATGAGGATGAGCATGTGCTCGCCTTCAAGGACATTCATCCGCAGGCCCCAGTGCACGTGCTGTTCATCCCGAAACAGGCCGTGGCAACGCTCAACGACCTTGCGGATGATCAGGCCGAGTTGGTCGGCCGCCTCGCGCTGGCTGCCGCTCGCTATGCGAAGCAGGAAGGATTTGCCGAGCGCGGTTATCGCACCGTGATGAATTGCAATGCCGACGGCGGCCAGACTGTGTTCCACATTCACCTGCATCTCTTGGCTGGCCGCAGCCTGAGTTGGCCGCCAGGCTGA
- the recR gene encoding recombination mediator RecR, whose product MSGSRLFDDLVDALRVLPGVGAKSAMRMALHVLERDRERGAKLAKALALAIERVGHCKRCRNLSEEDVCNLCLSGARDSSLLCVVEGPQDLFAIEQATGFRGRYFVLHGRLSPIDGLGPNELGMPLLTERLDEGDVRELIIATNATVEGEVTAHYLSQMAVNRQIQATRLAHGVPLGGELEFVDRTTLAHAFGGRMPVER is encoded by the coding sequence ATGAGCGGCTCCAGGCTGTTCGATGACCTGGTCGATGCGCTCCGCGTATTGCCGGGCGTAGGTGCCAAGAGCGCGATGCGCATGGCCCTGCACGTGCTGGAGCGGGATCGGGAGCGCGGCGCCAAGCTCGCCAAAGCGTTGGCGCTGGCGATCGAGCGGGTGGGTCACTGCAAACGTTGCCGCAACTTGAGCGAAGAGGACGTTTGCAACTTGTGCCTGTCCGGCGCGCGCGACAGCAGCCTGTTGTGCGTGGTTGAAGGGCCGCAGGACTTGTTCGCGATTGAACAGGCCACAGGCTTTCGGGGGCGCTACTTTGTATTGCACGGGCGGTTGAGTCCGATTGATGGGCTCGGGCCGAATGAGCTCGGCATGCCGTTACTCACCGAACGACTCGATGAGGGCGACGTACGCGAGTTGATCATTGCGACCAACGCCACCGTCGAAGGCGAGGTCACTGCGCACTATCTGAGCCAGATGGCGGTGAACCGGCAGATTCAGGCCACACGTCTGGCCCATGGTGTGCCGCTGGGCGGCGAGCTCGAGTTTGTCGACCGCACCACACTCGCACATGCCTTCGGCGGGCGCATGCCGGTGGAACGCTGA
- a CDS encoding YbaB/EbfC family nucleoid-associated protein, whose protein sequence is MRGPLGNIMQQAQKMQDNLKRAQEEVARLEVTGQAGGGMVQIVMNGAHEVKRVKIDKAVVGDDIEMLEDLITAATNDAVNKIAEQSKARMAEVTQGMSLPAGFKLPF, encoded by the coding sequence ATGCGTGGACCACTCGGCAACATCATGCAGCAAGCCCAAAAAATGCAAGACAACCTCAAGCGGGCGCAGGAGGAAGTGGCGCGTCTGGAGGTCACCGGTCAGGCTGGTGGCGGGATGGTGCAGATCGTGATGAACGGCGCGCACGAAGTGAAGCGGGTCAAGATCGACAAGGCCGTGGTGGGCGATGATATCGAGATGCTCGAAGACTTGATCACGGCTGCAACCAACGATGCGGTCAACAAGATTGCGGAACAGAGCAAGGCGCGCATGGCCGAAGTGACCCAGGGCATGAGCCTGCCGGCGGGCTTCAAGTTGCCGTTCTGA
- the dnaX gene encoding DNA polymerase III subunit gamma/tau, with amino-acid sequence MSYQVLARKWRPKRFAELVGQEHVVRALTHALSTGRIHHAFLFTGTRGVGKTTIARIFAKSLNCERGVSADPCGECSACRDIDAGRFMDLLEIDAASNTSVDDVREVIENAQYKPARGQYKVYLIDEVHMLSKNAFNALLKTLEEPPEHAKFLLATTDPQKLPVTVLSRCLQFNLKRLEVPEIRAQIDKIVAAENVPTDTEAALEIARAGNGSLRDALSLLDQAVAFGGGSLRAADVRTMLGTIDRGGVRDLLAAIVAEDHVLLAERIQRTATFQPDYAQVLDALAELLHAIQLRQLLPEAAGEDTWDCANLATQLAPETVQLFYHLVTHGRRDLYLAPSARTGFEMTLLRLLAFKPGSGAGERAPQPGSATAARAPTSAQHHTAPRNESPRAETAFATSVPPVRRAPSMDLGEPPRAALVAAQAAPLSVAAVATSPAAGLRLDAERYAQFVETSTLRGPTKEFAANLVFVAEVDQRVQFTLSPQLEHLKSEFGLKSITDALSAWLARPISLQVDLKDVGTSMLTPAARAVENKARKQSEAEQAVANDPLLQALIRTFDAEIVPGSIRSLN; translated from the coding sequence ATGTCGTATCAGGTACTTGCCCGCAAATGGCGCCCGAAACGCTTCGCCGAACTGGTCGGCCAGGAGCATGTCGTGCGCGCATTGACGCACGCGCTCAGCACCGGGCGGATCCATCACGCTTTCCTGTTCACGGGTACCCGCGGTGTCGGCAAGACCACGATCGCGCGAATCTTTGCCAAATCGCTGAACTGCGAGCGTGGCGTGAGTGCCGACCCGTGCGGCGAATGCTCGGCCTGCCGCGATATCGACGCGGGTCGCTTCATGGACCTGCTTGAAATCGACGCTGCGAGCAACACGAGCGTCGACGACGTGCGTGAAGTGATCGAGAACGCCCAGTACAAGCCGGCGCGCGGGCAATACAAGGTGTATCTGATCGACGAAGTCCACATGCTCAGCAAGAATGCGTTCAACGCGCTGTTGAAGACGCTGGAAGAACCTCCCGAGCACGCCAAGTTCCTGCTTGCCACCACCGATCCGCAGAAGCTGCCGGTGACGGTGCTCTCGCGCTGTCTGCAGTTCAATCTGAAGCGCTTGGAAGTGCCGGAGATTCGTGCCCAGATCGACAAGATCGTGGCCGCCGAGAATGTGCCGACCGACACCGAGGCAGCGCTCGAAATCGCGCGCGCCGGTAACGGCTCGCTTCGTGATGCATTGAGCCTCCTGGACCAGGCCGTGGCGTTTGGCGGTGGCTCACTGCGGGCAGCCGATGTCCGAACGATGTTGGGCACGATCGATCGGGGCGGCGTCCGCGATCTGCTCGCAGCCATCGTTGCCGAGGATCATGTGTTGCTGGCCGAACGCATCCAGCGCACCGCCACCTTCCAGCCCGACTATGCGCAGGTGCTCGATGCGCTGGCCGAGCTTCTGCATGCGATTCAGTTGCGCCAACTGCTGCCGGAGGCTGCCGGCGAGGACACGTGGGACTGCGCGAACTTGGCGACCCAACTGGCGCCCGAGACGGTCCAGCTGTTCTATCACCTCGTTACCCACGGTCGCCGGGATTTGTATTTGGCGCCGAGTGCGCGAACGGGCTTTGAAATGACGTTGCTCCGGTTGCTCGCGTTCAAGCCGGGCAGTGGCGCGGGCGAACGGGCACCCCAGCCCGGTTCGGCGACCGCCGCGCGCGCGCCAACATCCGCGCAACACCATACCGCGCCGCGCAACGAGAGTCCCCGTGCCGAGACCGCGTTCGCAACCAGCGTGCCGCCCGTCCGGCGGGCTCCGAGCATGGACCTGGGGGAGCCGCCCCGAGCAGCACTGGTCGCAGCGCAGGCGGCGCCCCTTTCCGTTGCCGCAGTGGCGACGAGTCCGGCTGCTGGGCTGCGTCTCGATGCCGAGCGCTACGCCCAGTTCGTCGAAACCAGTACGTTGCGTGGTCCGACCAAGGAATTCGCCGCGAATCTGGTATTTGTGGCTGAGGTCGACCAACGCGTGCAGTTCACCCTCTCGCCGCAACTCGAACATCTGAAATCCGAGTTCGGATTGAAGTCGATCACCGATGCACTGTCGGCTTGGCTCGCGCGACCGATCAGTCTGCAGGTTGATCTGAAGGACGTGGGCACCAGCATGCTGACGCCGGCGGCACGAGCCGTCGAAAACAAAGCGCGCAAGCAAAGCGAAGCGGAGCAGGCCGTGGCCAACGACCCGCTGCTGCAGGCGCTGATTCGCACCTTTGATGCCGAGATCGTGCCGGGCAGTATTCGCTCACTGAACTAA
- a CDS encoding DUF3011 domain-containing protein gives MHVVSKILIGSLFVLFGAEALAQGKSASYALIRCESRRGGENFCQADTDRGVRLSREISRGACQPGSTYGFDREGIWVADGCSAEFEMGWHGGQSQTPGYGWGYDDDPDEGDTFVCESYNNQYEECEVGARGGVRLVQQWSRSPCVEGQTWGVERGTVWVDNGCRAEFEVQQYLGGGRPGSGHGQQPGYGQQPGYGQQPGYGNDMIRCESRENRQVRCPANVGRGEVEIVTQLSKSPCIEGSSYDYDQQSIWVSNGCRADFRVIAYVQAQLVRCESKEQRRRECPVQGRSIRFSRQLSKTACIENQTWGINRFGVWVDRGCRAEFEVR, from the coding sequence ATGCACGTTGTATCCAAAATTCTGATCGGTTCTCTGTTCGTCTTGTTTGGGGCAGAAGCCCTGGCGCAGGGCAAGTCGGCCTCTTACGCGTTGATTCGTTGCGAGTCGCGCCGCGGTGGCGAAAACTTCTGCCAGGCCGATACGGACCGCGGCGTGCGCTTGTCGCGCGAAATCTCGCGCGGCGCCTGCCAGCCTGGCAGCACTTATGGTTTCGACCGCGAAGGCATCTGGGTGGCCGATGGTTGCTCGGCGGAATTCGAAATGGGCTGGCACGGCGGCCAGTCGCAGACGCCGGGCTATGGCTGGGGCTACGACGACGATCCCGATGAAGGCGACACGTTTGTCTGCGAGTCGTACAACAACCAGTACGAAGAATGCGAAGTTGGTGCCCGCGGTGGTGTGCGCCTCGTGCAGCAATGGAGCCGCAGTCCATGCGTCGAGGGCCAGACCTGGGGTGTCGAGCGGGGAACCGTGTGGGTCGATAACGGTTGTCGTGCCGAGTTCGAAGTGCAGCAGTATCTCGGCGGCGGTCGCCCGGGTTCGGGCCATGGTCAACAACCGGGTTACGGTCAACAGCCTGGTTACGGCCAACAACCAGGTTACGGCAACGACATGATCCGTTGCGAATCCCGCGAGAACCGGCAAGTGCGCTGCCCGGCGAATGTCGGTCGCGGCGAAGTGGAAATCGTCACCCAGCTCAGCAAGTCGCCATGTATCGAAGGCAGCAGCTACGACTACGACCAGCAGTCGATTTGGGTGTCGAATGGTTGTCGCGCTGATTTCCGCGTCATCGCTTATGTGCAGGCGCAGTTGGTCCGTTGTGAGTCGAAAGAACAGCGTCGGCGGGAGTGCCCGGTGCAAGGTCGCAGCATTCGCTTCTCGCGACAACTCAGCAAGACTGCGTGCATCGAGAACCAGACCTGGGGCATCAATCGCTTTGGCGTGTGGGTCGATCGCGGTTGCCGCGCCGAGTTCGAAGTGCGCTGA
- a CDS encoding VOC family protein, with translation MTVLKTRLTPALLVRDLSATLDFYQTLGFVVTGAYPDAAAPTWAEVTRDGLWLQFHTEPPRGTPPTPMFSGTLYFYSSDVAALADAWRGQVMFAWGPEQMPYGAFEFGLQDPNGYFLGFSDACD, from the coding sequence GTGACCGTATTGAAGACGCGACTGACACCTGCACTGCTGGTTCGCGATTTGTCCGCGACCTTGGATTTCTATCAGACGCTCGGCTTTGTCGTGACCGGCGCCTATCCGGATGCCGCCGCGCCCACCTGGGCGGAGGTGACGCGCGATGGATTGTGGCTACAGTTCCATACTGAGCCACCACGAGGCACACCACCCACACCGATGTTCAGCGGAACGCTGTATTTCTACTCGAGCGACGTCGCAGCGCTTGCGGACGCATGGCGCGGTCAGGTGATGTTTGCGTGGGGGCCCGAGCAGATGCCGTATGGGGCGTTCGAGTTTGGGCTGCAGGACCCCAATGGGTATTTCCTTGGCTTCAGCGACGCTTGCGACTGA
- a CDS encoding DoxX family protein, translating into MPNPFSRIQQLDDQARSRIGWLMLRLTLAVLIGAHGWARLLVGGVRPFGAFLDDQGLMIGIWLAAAVTAIEIVGSILLALGRLLLPLNLVLSGIYVLGIVMVHAEAGWFVVGLGRNGSEYSVLLIVSLWALALQQGRRRP; encoded by the coding sequence ATGCCGAATCCGTTCAGCCGTATTCAACAACTCGATGACCAGGCCCGCTCCCGGATTGGCTGGCTGATGCTACGCCTGACGCTCGCGGTCCTGATCGGCGCCCATGGCTGGGCGCGGCTCCTTGTTGGCGGCGTTCGGCCCTTCGGTGCGTTTCTCGATGATCAGGGACTGATGATTGGCATCTGGCTGGCCGCCGCGGTCACCGCCATCGAAATCGTCGGCTCGATCTTGCTCGCATTGGGGCGACTGTTGCTGCCGCTGAATCTGGTGCTGAGCGGCATCTACGTGCTCGGGATTGTCATGGTGCACGCCGAGGCAGGATGGTTTGTGGTTGGGTTGGGTCGGAATGGATCCGAGTACAGCGTGCTGCTGATCGTCAGCTTATGGGCACTCGCGCTCCAGCAGGGCCGGCGGCGGCCATAG